DNA sequence from the Janibacter sp. CX7 genome:
CCGAGCTCACCCGGGCGATCGACTCCCCGCGGGTGCGCTCGGTGCCCGACATGGCGGCCTACACCCTCTCGGTGCAGGTGCAGATCGACCCGACTGCCCGTGAGGTCATCGTCGTCAGCGGCGAGCTCGACGCCCGCGACCGGCGGCGCCTCGACAAGGCGGTCGCCTCCTCACCGCGTGTCGCGCTCGCCCACGCCGCGAGCTCGGTCGCCGACGGCGCCGATGCCCTGACGATTGCCGACGACACCGACGCCGCGGTCCTCTCCCCCGCCTACCTGCAGGTGCGGCCGGAGCGGCTGACGAGCGCCGACGCCGCCCGCATCGGCTTCCTCTTCGACCTGCTCGCCCCGGCCGAGGACGTGTGGGCACCTGCCGCGGGCGAGCCCGACGCGGCAGCGCTCGCAGGGGTCCCGACCGCCGCCGAGGTCACCCTCGACCCGGCCGACGACCTCGTCGACGACGCGCCCACGATCCGTCGTTCGCAGGTGGCCGACGAGGCGACCGACCCCACCCCGGTCCGCTGGAACACGCCGGTCAACACCCCGGCGGGGCAGACCCCCTTCGAGCCCGGGGAGGACGTCGCGACGGTGCGCCGCACCGCCGGCCTCGACCTCACCTCGCTCGGCACGACACCCGGGTGGCTCTCCAACCAGATCACCCCGACGCCGGGCACGCCGCTGCCGCCGGTCATCGCCTTCCCCGAGCGGGTGCGCGAGCTCGCCGCACCCACCGACGAGCCCGTGCTGCGCCTGCTCGGCCCGGTCGACATCGACAACGTCGGCGAGGTCGCCGCAGCCCACCGCATGCGCCTCACCGAGCTCGCGGCCTACGTCAGCACGCACCCGCACGCCACCGCCACCGAGATCGACGACGCGATGTGGCCCAACCGCGCGATGCACGACCACTCCCGCGTGCGTGACCGTTCGCTCGCCGGGCTCGGCGCGTGGCTCGGGCCGGAGGAGACCCCGGCCGGTGGCCTCGACGCGGCCCGCGGTATCACGAGCGACTGGCGGCTCTGGCAGGGCCTCGTGCCCGCCGACCCCTCGCACGCCGGCACCGAGCACCTCGAGCAGGCCCTCGGCCTGGTGCGCGGGCGCCCCTTCGCCGGGGTCCACCCCCGCCACTACGTGTGGGCGCAGGCGCTGCGCGCGCAGATGATCTTCGCGATCACCACCGCCGCCACCGAGCTCGCCCGCCGCCGCCTCATGGAGGGGCGCTGGGCCGCGGCCTACGACGCGACGGTCGTCGGCCTGACCGTCGAGCCCGGTGTCGAGGCCCTGTGGCGCCTGCAGGTCCTCGCCACCCACGAGATCGGCGACGCCGACGCCCGCGACGCTGCTGCGGTCGGCCTCGCCGACTGCGGCCGACTCGCCGACCGCGACCTCGAGCCCGCATCCCGCGAGCTGCTCGCGAGCCTGCCGGAGCTCACCAGGTCGCAGACCCCGACGACCACCCACCACGCCGTCTGATGGAGGCCCGCCGATGACGACCCTGACCCGACTGCTCCCGTGGGAGCGCGTCGTCGCCGTGCTCGGTGTGACGGCGCTCGTGCTCGTCGCCTCGCTCGCCACGGCGCCGCGCAGCGAGGCCGACATCTGCGAGAACTTCAACCTCAGCGCCCGCTGCCGCATCGTCTTCGGCGGGGAGAAGGGCGACGGCAAGGGCGGCGGGGGCAAGGGCCCGACGCGCCCGCCGTGCAACCTCGGCGCGCCCGACTACGAGCGCGTGCCGTGCGACAACGCGGTGGCGGGCTCGTGGAGCAACGAGCGCCAGTGCTACATCATCGAGGCCTCCGACCAGCCCACGCCGGACGACCCGGAGTGGCGACCCAAGGGCAAGCTCTACCAGTGCACGGGCTTCGACTCCGACGGCACGACGCTCATCCTCAAGGACCCGTTCTGGTCCGAGACGCCCCCTCGCACGAGCAACCCCGACGACCTCATCGCCGACCTCGAGACCGCCGTCGGCACCAAGTTCCGGGCGATGTACCCCGGTCTCGCGCCCAACCCCATCGCTGTCGGCCAGGAGTGGACCGGCTCGCGCATGGCGCCGGTCGGCCTGTGGGTGTGGATGTGGCCGCGGACGATGTGGCGCACGCAGTGGGGCCCGATCCAGGCCGAGGCCGAGGGCACGCCCTACTGGGTCAAGGCCGGCGTGACCCACGTGAAGTGGCAGATGGGTGACGGCTCGACGGTCGTCTGCCAGAAGAGCCCGCCCTTCGCACCGTGGATGCGTGACCGCACCCCCGAGTGCGGGCACAAGTACAAGAAGCCGGGCAACTACCGCGTCTTCATCACGACCTACTGGCACATCACCTACGTCGACGCCAACGGTCCCGGCGAGCAGAACATCGAGTTCAAGCAGTCGCTGTGGATCCGCATCGGGGAGAATCAGGTGGTCAACAAGTGACCCGAGCGTCCCGGGTCACCCCGCTCGCCCTCGCCGCGGTCGCGGCGCTCGTGCTCTCCGGGTGCGGCGGTGACGACGACGGCGGGCTCACCCCCGACCTCGTCGACCAGCGCCAGACCACCACGACCGACCCCGACGAGGCGGCCACCGAGGGCGCCCGCACCCGCGTCGGCCAGTGGGTCGACGGGCGCAACACGATCCTCGCCTCGCCCGAGAGCTATCGGAGCACGGCGTCCATCGGCTTCGCCGAGGGGCGCGCCTCCTCTGCGCTCATCGCGGAGGCCGGACGCCTCGACATCAAGGGTCAGCGCCGCGAGGGCACGACCGAGATCGTCGGCGAGCTCCAGGTGACGAAGATGGAGCTCGAGCCGAAGCCGAAGAACGGCGTGGCGATCTCCCCCTTCGTCGAGATGCGCGCCTGCCTCGACGAGAGCGGGACGAGCCTCGTCAAGGAGAGCGGCGGCACGGTCGCCGGCTCGAAGGGCCGGGGGCCCCGGCCGATGAAGTTCCACGTGAGCAACGACAGCTACCCCAACCCCGACTCGTGGATGGTCTCGTGGACCCAGGAGGTCAAGGGGCACTGCTGACCGGTCGTCACCGGCGCGCGAGCAGCACCACGACGACGGTGACGAGCGAGGCCAGCACGACGAGCGTGTCCGCCCGTCGCCAGGGCGCGGGCTCGGCCCAGGTGCGCCGACCGGCCGAGGCGAAGCCCCGCGCGTCCATCGCGACGGCGAGCGTCGCGGCCATGCCGAGCGAGCGCAGCAGCATGCCGAAGGTCGACGCCCACAGGTGCGCCACGACCCCGGCCGGCCGCCGCCAGGTCACGCCCTGGCCCCGCAGCCGCCGCGCCCAGCCCACCTCGGACCACGCTGCACCGAAGGACTGGACCCGCTGCAGGGCGGCGCCGAGCGCCACGACCGGTCGAGCGGGCAGGTGCAGCCGCTGACCGAGGTGGTCGGCGAGGTCGTCCGGGTCGACGAAGCCGAGCAGGATCGCCGACGGCACGACGATGACGAGCAGCCGCAGCGCCGCCGAGACGGCGACCTCGACGTCGTGGGTGCCGAGCAGCCACGTCGACCAGCCCACGCCGAGGGCGCCGACGAGGGCAGGCACGAGCCGCAGGGCCAGCCCCCGCCAGCGACGCGCGGTGGTCCAGCCTGGTCCGGTGCCGGGCAGCGTCGACAGGCCGACGACGGCGCCGACGGCGAGCAGGGCGAGGACGACGAGCGAGACCTGCCAGCCCGGCGAGAGGACCGCGGCGACCATCGGGACGACGGCCGCGGCGAAGAGCGAGAGCGGGCCGCACGCGGAGAGCACCGCACGAGGGGCCGGCGGGGGTGGGTCGACCCGAGGGCGCCGGACCGTGCGGACCTCGTCGACGAGGGCCACGAGGTCGGGGTCGTGGGTTGCGGCGACGACGCCGCCGCCCCGGGCACGGTGGGCGGCGAGCAGGCCGGCGACGGCCGCCCAGGTGCCCCGGTCCTGGCCGACGGTCGGTTCGTCGGCCAGGACGGCAGCCGGGCCGTGCGCGAGGGCCGCGGCGACGGCGAGGCGGCGCTGCTCGCCGCCAGAGAGGGTCTGCGGGTCGGCGCGCTCGAGGTGCGCCAGGCCGAGCACGTCGAGCAGGTGCCGGGCCGCGCCCTCGTCGGCCGTGCCGAGGGTGCGGCCGGTGAGCAGGACCTCGTCGAGGACCGTGCGAGCGAGCAGCGCGCTCGAGCTCCACTGCGGCACCCAGCCGAGCAGCTGCGCCACCTCGTCGGCCGGCAGGTCCGCCACCTCGGGAGCGTCGGCTCCCGCGTCGTCGCCGACCACCACCCGCCCCGACGAAGGGGGCACCAGTCCAGCCATCGTGGCCAGCCACGTGCTCTTGCCCCCACCGCTGGGTCCGACGAGCGCCGTGGCCCGGCCCGCGGCGACGGTCAGCGGGGCCTGCGTGACGAGCGCGGTCGTCAGCTCGCTGCGCCCGTCGAGGTGGTTGCGCCGCCGCTCGACCCGCAATGGCTCGGCGGTGAGCACCGGCGCGCCGGGCGCGAGTGCGCCGCGCGCGGGAGCGTCGGGC
Encoded proteins:
- a CDS encoding ATP-binding cassette domain-containing protein, with protein sequence MSEVEGGARGAVEVHGLTWRPAGRREPVLTDVDLSLRPGERVLLVGPSGSGKSTLLRALAGLLLTVDSGDLAGEVTVDGVAPGERAGAVGLLLQEPGSGTVAATVGRDVAFGLENVGRPPAEMQTVVASCLDAVGLGHLPLDTPTHALSGGQTQRLALAGALALRPGLLLLDEPTAMLDADSAAQVRDAVVTAAAGLTTVVVEHRLEPWLEHVDRVLVLGRDGRIRHDGDPRRVLAEHGESLAADGIWVPGVPAPEPLDVDLGPLACPVAPARGALAPDAPARGALAPGAPVLTAEPLRVERRRNHLDGRSELTTALVTQAPLTVAAGRATALVGPSGGGKSTWLATMAGLVPPSSGRVVVGDDAGADAPEVADLPADEVAQLLGWVPQWSSSALLARTVLDEVLLTGRTLGTADEGAARHLLDVLGLAHLERADPQTLSGGEQRRLAVAAALAHGPAAVLADEPTVGQDRGTWAAVAGLLAAHRARGGGVVAATHDPDLVALVDEVRTVRRPRVDPPPPAPRAVLSACGPLSLFAAAVVPMVAAVLSPGWQVSLVVLALLAVGAVVGLSTLPGTGPGWTTARRWRGLALRLVPALVGALGVGWSTWLLGTHDVEVAVSAALRLLVIVVPSAILLGFVDPDDLADHLGQRLHLPARPVVALGAALQRVQSFGAAWSEVGWARRLRGQGVTWRRPAGVVAHLWASTFGMLLRSLGMAATLAVAMDARGFASAGRRTWAEPAPWRRADTLVVLASLVTVVVVLLARR